Proteins encoded together in one Pseudomonas sp. ADAK13 window:
- a CDS encoding GNAT family N-acetyltransferase: MTSFKVRELSSTDTEALLAFESRNREWFESHIDAREPSFYSVQGVAEHIQAYLADFALGAWHPFVIEDASGEIVGRANLKSIDSPKGSAEVGYRVGEQACGQGLATQALKHLIQQAQARWALTQLVAYVFPENVGSQKVLQRCGFVAEQPAPDDQAPAEKRFVLTLQT; the protein is encoded by the coding sequence ATGACGTCATTTAAGGTTCGCGAGCTGAGCAGTACGGACACTGAAGCCTTGCTGGCCTTCGAATCCCGCAACCGTGAGTGGTTCGAGTCGCATATTGATGCACGCGAGCCTTCGTTCTATTCCGTGCAGGGTGTGGCCGAGCACATCCAGGCCTACCTGGCCGACTTCGCCCTGGGCGCCTGGCACCCGTTTGTGATCGAGGACGCCAGCGGCGAAATCGTCGGCCGCGCCAATCTGAAAAGCATCGACTCACCGAAGGGTTCTGCCGAAGTCGGTTATCGCGTGGGTGAGCAAGCATGCGGGCAAGGGCTGGCCACTCAGGCACTCAAGCATCTTATCCAGCAGGCACAGGCACGTTGGGCGCTGACGCAACTGGTGGCGTATGTATTCCCGGAAAACGTGGGCTCACAAAAAGTGCTGCAGCGCTGCGGATTCGTGGCTGAACAGCCTGCACCGGACGACCAGGCTCCTGCCGAAAAGCGCTTCGTCCTGACACTCCAGACCTGA
- a CDS encoding Sbal_3080 family lipoprotein, producing MLSRALTAGLLLALAGCTNVKVEPVAPQYNISRLCIEENPKVVVGDFVDGLQTLLRKHHIESRLYAAPVPGNCEYRLTYTAIRSWDFSAYLSDASVRLYKGDQSIGFAQYTMAGGGGFDLSKYNTIEEKMAPVINQLLGQAK from the coding sequence ATGCTGTCCAGAGCCCTCACGGCAGGCCTGCTACTGGCCTTGGCCGGGTGTACCAACGTCAAGGTTGAGCCTGTCGCGCCTCAATACAACATCTCCCGGTTGTGCATCGAAGAGAACCCCAAAGTCGTGGTGGGGGACTTTGTCGATGGCCTGCAAACGCTGCTGCGCAAGCACCACATTGAAAGCCGGCTGTATGCCGCGCCGGTTCCGGGCAATTGTGAATACCGTCTGACCTACACCGCCATTCGTTCCTGGGACTTTTCTGCCTACCTGTCCGATGCCAGCGTCCGGCTCTACAAAGGCGACCAGTCCATTGGTTTTGCGCAGTACACCATGGCGGGCGGCGGGGGCTTCGATTTGTCGAAATACAACACGATCGAGGAAAAAATGGCACCGGTGATCAACCAGCTATTGGGGCAGGCCAAGTGA
- a CDS encoding tRNA (adenine(22)-N(1))-methyltransferase, whose product MNEHTLSMRLERVAAHVPAGARLADIGSDHGYLPVALMRRGAIAAAVAGEVALTPFRAAERTVRENELEPYISVRLASGLAAIEPGDGITAISICGMGGETIRDILDSDKGRLNGQERLVLQPNGGEQPLRQWLMENGYSIVCEELLRENRFFYEIIVAERAEPVSYTAEQLYFGPLQMQARSPEFLLKWQRILRHKHQTLNDFAQARQAVPEDKVQEVAQQARWITELLA is encoded by the coding sequence TTGAACGAACACACATTGTCCATGCGCCTGGAGCGGGTGGCAGCCCATGTACCCGCCGGTGCGCGCCTGGCGGATATCGGCTCCGACCACGGCTACCTGCCGGTGGCGTTGATGCGTCGCGGCGCCATCGCGGCGGCGGTGGCGGGCGAGGTGGCGTTGACGCCGTTTCGTGCGGCCGAGCGTACGGTGCGCGAGAACGAACTGGAGCCCTATATCAGCGTGCGCCTGGCCAGTGGCCTGGCGGCGATCGAGCCGGGCGACGGGATCACCGCGATCAGTATCTGCGGCATGGGCGGCGAGACCATCCGCGACATCCTCGACAGTGACAAGGGGCGCCTCAACGGCCAGGAGCGCCTGGTCCTGCAACCCAACGGCGGCGAGCAACCCTTGCGGCAATGGTTGATGGAAAACGGTTACTCCATCGTCTGCGAGGAACTGCTGCGGGAGAACCGCTTCTTCTACGAGATCATCGTGGCCGAGCGCGCCGAGCCTGTGAGCTACACCGCCGAACAACTGTACTTCGGCCCGCTGCAAATGCAGGCCCGCAGCCCGGAGTTCCTGCTCAAGTGGCAGCGCATCCTGCGCCACAAACACCAGACCCTGAACGACTTTGCCCAGGCGCGGCAGGCGGTACCCGAGGACAAGGTGCAAGAGGTCGCGCAACAAGCCCGGTGGATTACCGAACTGCTGGCGTGA
- the proP gene encoding glycine betaine/L-proline transporter ProP codes for MKSRKKTVNPIGLDDITIVDDAKMRKAITAAALGNAMEWFDFGVYGFVAYVLGKVFFPEASPSVQMIAALATFSVPFLIRPLGGLFFGRLGDKYGRQKVLAATIVIMSLSTFAIGLIPSYDSIGIWAPILLLLAKMAQGFSVGGEYTGASIFVAEYAPDRKRGFLGSWLDFGSIAGFVLGAGVVVLISAVIGEEAFQSWGWRLPFFLALPLGMIGLYLRHALEETPAFQQHVEQLEQGDREGLAGGPKVSFKEVATKHWRGLMTCVGVVVVTNVTYYMLLTYMPSYLSHNLHYSENHGVLIIIAIMVGMLFVQPMIGFVSDKIGRKPFILFGSIALFFLAIPAFMLINSGKLGLIFSGLLIIAVVLNFFIGVMASTLPAMFPTHIRYSALASAFNISILVAGLTPTAMAWLVETTNNLYMPAYYLMVFAVLGLFTALTMKETANKPLRGAAPAASDIEEAKELLQEHEDNIEQKIEDIDAQIAELEAKRENLVQQHPRIN; via the coding sequence ATGAAATCACGCAAGAAAACCGTCAATCCGATTGGATTGGATGACATCACCATCGTTGACGACGCCAAGATGCGCAAGGCGATCACCGCCGCTGCGCTGGGCAACGCCATGGAATGGTTCGACTTCGGGGTGTACGGCTTTGTCGCCTATGTGCTGGGCAAGGTGTTCTTCCCCGAGGCGTCCCCCAGCGTACAGATGATCGCCGCCCTGGCGACCTTCTCGGTGCCCTTCCTGATCCGTCCGTTGGGCGGCCTGTTCTTCGGCCGGCTGGGGGACAAATACGGCCGGCAAAAGGTCCTCGCAGCGACCATCGTGATCATGTCCCTGAGCACCTTCGCCATCGGGCTGATCCCCTCGTATGACTCGATCGGCATCTGGGCGCCGATCCTGTTGCTGCTGGCCAAGATGGCCCAGGGCTTCTCGGTGGGCGGCGAATACACCGGCGCCTCGATCTTCGTCGCCGAATACGCCCCGGACCGCAAGCGCGGTTTCCTCGGCAGTTGGCTGGACTTCGGTTCCATCGCCGGCTTCGTCCTCGGCGCGGGCGTGGTGGTGCTGATTTCTGCAGTGATCGGCGAAGAGGCGTTCCAGTCCTGGGGCTGGCGCCTGCCGTTCTTCCTCGCGCTGCCGCTGGGCATGATCGGCCTCTACTTGCGGCATGCACTGGAAGAAACACCGGCCTTCCAACAGCATGTGGAACAACTTGAGCAGGGTGATCGCGAAGGCTTGGCGGGCGGCCCGAAAGTGTCGTTCAAGGAAGTCGCCACCAAACACTGGCGCGGCCTGATGACCTGTGTCGGCGTGGTAGTGGTGACCAACGTCACGTACTACATGCTGCTCACCTACATGCCGAGCTACCTGTCGCACAACCTGCACTACAGCGAAAACCATGGCGTGCTGATCATCATCGCGATCATGGTCGGCATGTTGTTCGTGCAGCCGATGATTGGCTTTGTCAGCGACAAGATCGGGCGCAAACCCTTCATTCTTTTCGGCAGCATTGCGCTGTTCTTCCTCGCCATTCCGGCGTTCATGCTGATCAACAGCGGCAAGCTCGGGCTGATTTTCTCGGGGCTGCTGATCATTGCGGTGGTGCTCAACTTCTTTATCGGCGTGATGGCGTCCACCCTGCCGGCGATGTTCCCCACGCACATCCGCTACAGCGCGTTGGCCAGCGCCTTTAACATCTCGATCCTGGTGGCCGGCCTGACGCCGACCGCCATGGCCTGGCTGGTGGAGACCACCAACAACCTGTACATGCCCGCCTACTACCTGATGGTGTTCGCCGTGCTGGGGCTTTTCACCGCCCTGACCATGAAGGAAACCGCCAACAAACCCCTGCGCGGCGCGGCACCGGCGGCTTCGGATATCGAGGAAGCCAAAGAGCTGCTGCAGGAGCATGAAGACAATATCGAGCAGAAGATCGAAGACATCGACGCGCAAATCGCCGAGCTGGAAGCCAAGCGCGAAAACCTGGTGCAGCAGCATCCGCGCATCAACTGA
- a CDS encoding TetR/AcrR family transcriptional regulator, whose translation MSTPKASLKPRKSAVQARSAATVEALHTATLQVLTAQGLVRCTTTRVAERAGMSVGSLYQYYPNRDALLAAVMEKHLVHVAQTVEQACDQHQGTTVAEMASGFVTAFLAVKLMDPTASKALYAIAAERGGAELVARINKRMVGAVAAMLGTASDARFDDPFLTAAISISAVVGPVRTLLEGNATPAYEAGLEQQVTRLLRAYLQTFQSPPIDRERAPK comes from the coding sequence ATGAGCACTCCCAAAGCCTCCCTAAAGCCAAGAAAATCAGCGGTCCAGGCGCGCTCGGCGGCGACGGTCGAGGCGCTGCACACAGCGACCCTTCAGGTTCTGACGGCTCAGGGACTGGTCCGCTGCACCACGACCCGCGTGGCCGAGCGTGCGGGCATGTCGGTGGGCAGTCTCTATCAATACTATCCGAACCGCGATGCACTCCTGGCGGCAGTCATGGAAAAGCATCTGGTGCACGTGGCCCAGACCGTTGAGCAGGCCTGCGATCAACATCAGGGCACCACGGTGGCGGAAATGGCGTCGGGGTTTGTCACGGCTTTTCTGGCGGTGAAACTCATGGACCCGACGGCGTCCAAAGCCCTCTATGCCATTGCGGCCGAGCGGGGCGGTGCGGAGCTTGTGGCGCGGATCAACAAGCGGATGGTGGGCGCCGTGGCGGCGATGTTGGGGACGGCATCGGATGCCCGTTTTGACGACCCGTTTTTAACCGCGGCCATCTCGATCAGTGCCGTGGTGGGCCCGGTGCGGACGCTGCTTGAAGGCAATGCAACGCCGGCCTATGAAGCCGGCCTGGAACAGCAGGTGACCCGGCTGCTGCGGGCTTATCTTCAAACGTTTCAGTCGCCGCCAATTGACCGCGAAAGGGCGCCAAAGTAG
- a CDS encoding aldo/keto reductase family oxidoreductase, which produces MTRPENRSTFTLGDRTVNRVGYGAMQLAGPGVFGPPKDRDAALAVLREAVACGVNHIDTSDFYGPHITNQIIREALHPYKDDLTIVTKVGARRGADGGWFNASSKAELTQAVHDNLRNLGLDVLDVVNVRAMHGVMGTAEGSIEEPLSAIAELQQQGLIRHIGISNVTPTQVAEARKLVRFVCVQNLYNIAHQHDNALIDELALEGIAYVPYFPLGGFSPVQSAVLSNVAQRLGVTPMQLALAWLLHRSPNVLLIPGTSSVTHLRENLAVGELELSDEVLAELNTLAG; this is translated from the coding sequence ATGACCCGCCCAGAAAACCGCAGCACCTTCACTCTCGGTGATCGCACCGTCAACCGCGTCGGTTACGGCGCCATGCAATTGGCTGGCCCTGGGGTATTTGGCCCGCCAAAAGACCGTGATGCAGCGCTCGCTGTGTTGCGCGAGGCCGTCGCCTGCGGCGTGAACCATATCGACACCAGCGACTTCTACGGACCGCACATCACCAATCAGATTATCCGCGAGGCGTTGCACCCGTATAAAGACGACCTCACGATCGTCACCAAGGTGGGCGCCCGTCGTGGCGCCGATGGCGGCTGGTTCAACGCGTCGTCGAAGGCCGAGCTGACGCAGGCTGTGCATGACAACCTGCGCAACCTGGGCCTGGACGTGCTGGACGTGGTCAATGTGCGGGCCATGCACGGCGTGATGGGCACTGCCGAAGGCTCGATCGAAGAACCCCTGAGCGCCATCGCCGAGCTGCAACAACAGGGGCTGATACGCCATATCGGCATCAGCAACGTCACACCCACCCAGGTGGCCGAAGCGCGAAAACTCGTGCGTTTCGTGTGTGTCCAGAACCTCTACAACATCGCCCATCAACACGATAACGCGCTGATCGACGAGTTGGCCCTGGAAGGCATTGCCTATGTGCCGTACTTCCCGCTGGGCGGATTCTCGCCGGTGCAGTCAGCGGTGTTGTCGAACGTTGCGCAGCGGCTTGGCGTCACACCGATGCAATTGGCGCTGGCGTGGTTGCTGCATCGCTCGCCCAACGTCCTGCTGATTCCCGGAACATCCTCGGTCACCCATTTGCGTGAAAACCTCGCGGTGGGCGAACTGGAGCTTTCGGATGAAGTGCTGGCCGAGCTGAACACCCTCGCGGGCTGA
- a CDS encoding DUF2846 domain-containing protein, whose protein sequence is MSTFIKSIPVLLLLLLLPGCGHTSTSEPYFEPPPPPPGKALVYLMRTQVIQGSFYDSVFSIDDSAIVGLSSETYSWVLVSPGVHKVSAGQQPHPRNVFLTLSVEPGKEYFVEYTQENMFEKIRKREPNEGKTMVRGYSYIPVK, encoded by the coding sequence GTGAGCACATTCATAAAAAGTATCCCGGTCCTGTTGCTCCTGTTGCTACTGCCAGGGTGTGGTCATACCAGCACCAGCGAACCTTATTTCGAACCGCCGCCGCCACCTCCAGGCAAGGCGCTGGTTTACCTGATGCGAACCCAGGTTATCCAGGGCAGCTTCTATGACAGCGTGTTCAGTATCGATGACAGCGCAATCGTGGGGCTGAGCAGCGAGACCTATTCCTGGGTGCTGGTCAGCCCTGGCGTGCACAAGGTTTCGGCCGGACAGCAGCCGCATCCCCGAAACGTATTCCTGACGCTCTCAGTTGAGCCGGGCAAGGAATACTTCGTTGAGTACACCCAGGAGAACATGTTCGAGAAGATTCGCAAGCGGGAGCCGAACGAAGGGAAAACCATGGTGCGCGGGTATTCGTATATACCGGTGAAGTGA
- a CDS encoding bestrophin family protein, producing the protein MKAAIIKKYRLIIKTMGYVGWALFWLLLWDIAVTVDFMLFLNSKINLPLMPLTLLGSALVVLISFRNSSAYNRWWEARTLWGAMVNNSRSFARQVLTLLDDPGHEINPIKATLLRRHVAYVNCLAAHLRGQPCPDEIRAFLPAAEFTRSTTTNNFANDILNGSAALLAQEYKAGRLDSIRLARLESTLVDLSNSQGGMERIANTPLPYPYVYFPRLFISLFCLIVPVGLVESLGWFTPLASTVVGFMLLAIERIGTDLQSPFRDSEHQIQMEALCETIEKNLQSMQRDSLGGDRIS; encoded by the coding sequence TTGAAAGCTGCCATCATCAAAAAATACCGCCTGATCATCAAGACCATGGGCTATGTGGGCTGGGCGCTGTTCTGGCTGCTGCTCTGGGATATCGCCGTCACCGTGGATTTCATGCTGTTCCTCAACAGCAAGATCAACCTGCCGCTGATGCCCCTCACGCTGCTCGGCTCGGCGCTGGTGGTGCTGATCAGTTTCCGCAACAGCAGCGCCTACAACCGCTGGTGGGAAGCGCGCACGCTGTGGGGTGCGATGGTCAACAATTCCCGCAGCTTCGCCCGGCAGGTCCTGACGTTGCTGGATGACCCGGGCCACGAGATCAACCCGATAAAAGCGACCTTGCTGCGCCGTCACGTGGCCTATGTGAACTGCCTCGCGGCGCACCTGCGAGGCCAGCCGTGCCCGGATGAGATTCGGGCGTTTCTGCCGGCCGCAGAGTTCACCCGCAGCACCACCACCAATAACTTTGCCAACGACATCCTCAACGGTTCCGCGGCCCTGCTGGCCCAGGAATACAAGGCCGGGCGCCTGGACAGCATTCGCCTGGCGCGGCTGGAGTCGACCCTGGTGGACTTGTCCAACAGCCAGGGCGGCATGGAGCGTATCGCGAATACGCCGCTGCCCTACCCTTACGTGTATTTCCCGCGGCTGTTTATTTCGCTGTTCTGCCTGATCGTGCCGGTGGGCCTGGTGGAATCCCTGGGCTGGTTCACCCCGCTGGCCTCCACGGTGGTGGGCTTTATGTTGCTGGCCATCGAACGCATCGGCACCGATTTGCAAAGCCCGTTCCGGGACAGCGAGCACCAGATCCAGATGGAAGCCCTGTGCGAGACCATCGAGAAAAACCTGCAATCGATGCAGCGTGATTCCCTGGGTGGCGACCGGATCAGTTGA